A single window of Callithrix jacchus isolate 240 chromosome 6, calJac240_pri, whole genome shotgun sequence DNA harbors:
- the ECEL1 gene encoding endothelin-converting enzyme-like 1 isoform X7 produces MEPPYSLTAHYDEFQEVKYVSRCGAGGARGASLPPGFPLGATRSAAGARAGLPRWNRREVCLLSGLVFAAGLCAILAAMLALKYLGPVAAGGGTCPEGCPERKAFARAARFLAANLDASIDPCQDFYSFACGGWLRRHAIPDDKLTYGTIAAIGEQNEERLRRLLARPGGGPGGAAQRKVRAFFRSCLDMREIERLGPRPMLEVIEDCGGWDLGGAAERPGVSARWDLNRLLYKAQGEYSAAALFSLTVSLDDRNSSRYVIRIDQDGLTLPERTLYLAQDEESEKITVSEYDDLRRDVSSMYNKVTLGQLQKITPYLQWKWLLDQIFQEDFSEEEEVVLLATDYMQQVSQLIRSTPHRVLHNYLVWRVVVVLSEHLSPPFREALHELAREMEGSDKPQELARVCLGQANRHFGMALGALFVHEHFSAASKAKVQQLVEDIKYILGQRLEELDWMDAETRAAARAKLQYMMVMVGYPDFLLKPDAVDKEYEFEVHEKTYFKNILNSIRSSIQLSVKKIRQEVDKSTWLLPPQALNAYYLPNKNQMVFPAGILQPTLYDPDFPQSLNYGGIGTIIGHELTHGYDDWGGQYDRSGNLLHWWTEASYSRFLRKAECIVRLYDNFTVYNQRVNGKHTLGENIADMGGLKLAYHAYQKWVREHGPEHPLPRLKYTHDQLFFIAFAQVGQNWCIKRRSQSIYLQVLTDKHAPEHYRVLGSVSQFEEFGRAFHCPKDSPMNPAHKCSVW; encoded by the exons ATGGAGCCGCCGTATTCGCTGACGGCTCACTACGACGAGTTCCAGGAGGTCAAGTACGTGAGCCGCTGCGGCGCGGGGGGCGCTCGCGGGGCCTCCCTGCCCCCGGGCTTTCCCTTGGGCGCTACGCGGAGCGCCGCGGGGGCCCGGGCGGGGCTGCCGCGATGGAACCGGCGCGAGGTGTGCCTGCTGTCGGGGCTGGTGTTCGCCGCCGGCCTCTGCGCCATCCTGGCCGCTATGCTGGCTCTCAAGTACCTGGGCCCGGTCGCGGCGGGCGGCGGCACCTGTCCAGAAGGCTGTCCTGAGCGCAAGGCCTTCGCGCGTGCCGCTCGCTTTCTGGCCGCCAACCTGGACGCCAGCATCGACCCATGCCAGGACTTCTACTCGTTCGCCTGCGGCGGCTGGCTGCGGCGCCACGCCATCCCCGACGACAAGCTCACCTATGGCACCATCGCGGCTATCGGCGAGCAGAACGAGGAGCGCCTACGGCGCTTGCTGGCGCGGCCCGGGGGTGGACCTGGCGGCGCGGCCCAGCGCAAGGTGCGTGCTTTCTTCCGCTCGTGCCTCGACATGCGCGAGATCGAGCGACTGGGCCCGCGGCCCATGCTGGAGGTCATCGAGGACTGCGGAGGCTGGGACCTGGGCGGCGCGGCGGAGCGCCCGGGGGTCTCGGCGCGATGGGACCTCAACCGATTGCTGTACAAGGCACAGGGCGAGTACAGCGCCGCCGCGCTCTTCTCGCTCACAGTCAGCCTGGACGACAGGAACTCCTCGCGCTACGTCATCCGC attgaccaggatgggctcacCCTGCCAGAGAGGACCCTGTACCTAGCTCAGGATGAGGAGAGTGAGAAG ATCACTGTGTCAGAGTATGATGACCTACGGCGAGATGTCAGCTCCATGTACAACAAGGTGACGCTGGGGCAGCTGCAGAAGATCACCCCCTAT TTGCAGTGGAAGTGGCTGCTAGACCAGATCTTCCAGGAGGACTTctcagaggaagaggaggtggtgCTGCTGGCAACAGACTACATGCAGCAGGTGTCCCAGCTCATCCGCTCCACACCCCACCG GGTCCTGCACAACTACCTGGTGTGGCGCGTGGTGGTGGTTCTGAGTGAGCACCTGTCCCCGCCATTCCGTGAGGCGCTGCACGAGCTGGCACGGGAGATGGAGGGCAGCGACAAGCCACAGGAGCTGGCCCGGGTCTGCCTGGGCCAGGCCAACCGCCACTTTGGCATGGCCCTTGGTGCCCTCTTTGTACATGAACACTTCTCAGCTGCCAGCAAAGCCAAG GTGCAGCAGCTGGTGGAAGACATCAAGTACATCCTGGGCCAGCGCCTGGAGGAGCTGGACTGGATGGATGCTGAGACCAGGGCTGCCGCTCGGGCCAAG CTCCAGTACATGATGGTGATGGTCGGCTACCCAGACTTCCTGCTGAAACCCGACGCTGTGGACAAGGAGTATGAG TTTGAGGTTCACGAGAAGACCTACTTCAAGAACATCTTGAACAGCATCCGCTCCAGCATCCAGCTGTCAGTCAAGAAGATTCGGCAGGAGGTGGACAAGTCCAC CTGGCTGCTCCCCCCACAGGCGCTCAACGCCTACTATCTACCCAACAAGAACCAGATGG TGTTTCCCGCGGGCATCCTGCAGCCCACCCTGTACGACCCTGACTTCCCACA GTCTCTCAACTATGGGGGCATCGGTACCATCATTGGACACGAGCTGACCCATGGCTATGATGACTGGG GGGGCCAGTACGACCGCTCAGGGAACCTGCTGCACTGGTGGACGGAGGCCTCTTACAGCCGCTTCCTGAGAAAGGCCGAGTGCATCGTCCGTCTCTATGACAACTTCACTGTCTACAACCAGCGG GTGAATGGGAAACACACACTTGGGGAGAACATTGCAGACATGGGCGGCCTCAAGCTGGCCTACCAC GCCTATCAGAAGTGGGTGCGGGAGCATGGCCCAGAGCACCCACTGCCCCGGCTCAAGTACACGCATGACCAGCTCTTCTTCATTGCCTTTGCCCAGGTGGGCCAG AACTGGTGCATCAAGCGACGGTCGCAGTCCATCTACCTGCAGGTGCTGACCGACAAGCATGCCCCTGAGCACTACAG GGTGCTGGGCAGTGTGTCCCAGTTTGAGGAGTTCGGCCGGGCTTTCCACTGTCCCAAGGACTCGCCCATGAACCCTGCCCACAAGTGCTCCGTGTGGTGA
- the ECEL1 gene encoding endothelin-converting enzyme-like 1 isoform X1, giving the protein MEPPYSLTAHYDEFQEVKYVSRCGAGGARGASLPPGFPLGATRSAAGARAGLPRWNRREVCLLSGLVFAAGLCAILAAMLALKYLGPVAAGGGTCPEGCPERKAFARAARFLAANLDASIDPCQDFYSFACGGWLRRHAIPDDKLTYGTIAAIGEQNEERLRRLLARPGGGPGGAAQRKVRAFFRSCLDMREIERLGPRPMLEVIEDCGGWDLGGAAERPGVSARWDLNRLLYKAQGEYSAAALFSLTVSLDDRNSSRYVIRIDQDGLTLPERTLYLAQDEESEKILAAYRVFMERVLSLLGADAVKQKAQEILQVEQQLANITVSEYDDLRRDVSSMYNKVTLGQLQKITPYLQWKWLLDQIFQEDFSEEEEVVLLATDYMQQVSQLIRSTPHRVLHNYLVWRVVVVLSEHLSPPFREALHELAREMEGSDKPQELARVCLGQANRHFGMALGALFVHEHFSAASKAKVQQLVEDIKYILGQRLEELDWMDAETRAAARAKLQYMMVMVGYPDFLLKPDAVDKEYEFEVHEKTYFKNILNSIRSSIQLSVKKIRQEVDKSTWLLPPQALNAYYLPNKNQMVFPAGILQPTLYDPDFPQSLNYGGIGTIIGHELTHGYDDWGGQYDRSGNLLHWWTEASYSRFLRKAECIVRLYDNFTVYNQRVNGKHTLGENIADMGGLKLAYHAYQKWVREHGPEHPLPRLKYTHDQLFFIAFAQVGQNWCIKRRSQSIYLQVLTDKHAPEHYRVLGSVSQFEEFGRAFHCPKDSPMNPAHKCSVW; this is encoded by the exons ATGGAGCCGCCGTATTCGCTGACGGCTCACTACGACGAGTTCCAGGAGGTCAAGTACGTGAGCCGCTGCGGCGCGGGGGGCGCTCGCGGGGCCTCCCTGCCCCCGGGCTTTCCCTTGGGCGCTACGCGGAGCGCCGCGGGGGCCCGGGCGGGGCTGCCGCGATGGAACCGGCGCGAGGTGTGCCTGCTGTCGGGGCTGGTGTTCGCCGCCGGCCTCTGCGCCATCCTGGCCGCTATGCTGGCTCTCAAGTACCTGGGCCCGGTCGCGGCGGGCGGCGGCACCTGTCCAGAAGGCTGTCCTGAGCGCAAGGCCTTCGCGCGTGCCGCTCGCTTTCTGGCCGCCAACCTGGACGCCAGCATCGACCCATGCCAGGACTTCTACTCGTTCGCCTGCGGCGGCTGGCTGCGGCGCCACGCCATCCCCGACGACAAGCTCACCTATGGCACCATCGCGGCTATCGGCGAGCAGAACGAGGAGCGCCTACGGCGCTTGCTGGCGCGGCCCGGGGGTGGACCTGGCGGCGCGGCCCAGCGCAAGGTGCGTGCTTTCTTCCGCTCGTGCCTCGACATGCGCGAGATCGAGCGACTGGGCCCGCGGCCCATGCTGGAGGTCATCGAGGACTGCGGAGGCTGGGACCTGGGCGGCGCGGCGGAGCGCCCGGGGGTCTCGGCGCGATGGGACCTCAACCGATTGCTGTACAAGGCACAGGGCGAGTACAGCGCCGCCGCGCTCTTCTCGCTCACAGTCAGCCTGGACGACAGGAACTCCTCGCGCTACGTCATCCGC attgaccaggatgggctcacCCTGCCAGAGAGGACCCTGTACCTAGCTCAGGATGAGGAGAGTGAGAAG ATCCTTGCAGCATACAGGGTGTTCATGGAGCGAgtgctcagcctcctgggtgcagACGCTGTGAAGCAGAAGGCCCAGGAGATTCTGCAGGTGGAGCAGCAGCTGGCCAAT ATCACTGTGTCAGAGTATGATGACCTACGGCGAGATGTCAGCTCCATGTACAACAAGGTGACGCTGGGGCAGCTGCAGAAGATCACCCCCTAT TTGCAGTGGAAGTGGCTGCTAGACCAGATCTTCCAGGAGGACTTctcagaggaagaggaggtggtgCTGCTGGCAACAGACTACATGCAGCAGGTGTCCCAGCTCATCCGCTCCACACCCCACCG GGTCCTGCACAACTACCTGGTGTGGCGCGTGGTGGTGGTTCTGAGTGAGCACCTGTCCCCGCCATTCCGTGAGGCGCTGCACGAGCTGGCACGGGAGATGGAGGGCAGCGACAAGCCACAGGAGCTGGCCCGGGTCTGCCTGGGCCAGGCCAACCGCCACTTTGGCATGGCCCTTGGTGCCCTCTTTGTACATGAACACTTCTCAGCTGCCAGCAAAGCCAAG GTGCAGCAGCTGGTGGAAGACATCAAGTACATCCTGGGCCAGCGCCTGGAGGAGCTGGACTGGATGGATGCTGAGACCAGGGCTGCCGCTCGGGCCAAG CTCCAGTACATGATGGTGATGGTCGGCTACCCAGACTTCCTGCTGAAACCCGACGCTGTGGACAAGGAGTATGAG TTTGAGGTTCACGAGAAGACCTACTTCAAGAACATCTTGAACAGCATCCGCTCCAGCATCCAGCTGTCAGTCAAGAAGATTCGGCAGGAGGTGGACAAGTCCAC CTGGCTGCTCCCCCCACAGGCGCTCAACGCCTACTATCTACCCAACAAGAACCAGATGG TGTTTCCCGCGGGCATCCTGCAGCCCACCCTGTACGACCCTGACTTCCCACA GTCTCTCAACTATGGGGGCATCGGTACCATCATTGGACACGAGCTGACCCATGGCTATGATGACTGGG GGGGCCAGTACGACCGCTCAGGGAACCTGCTGCACTGGTGGACGGAGGCCTCTTACAGCCGCTTCCTGAGAAAGGCCGAGTGCATCGTCCGTCTCTATGACAACTTCACTGTCTACAACCAGCGG GTGAATGGGAAACACACACTTGGGGAGAACATTGCAGACATGGGCGGCCTCAAGCTGGCCTACCAC GCCTATCAGAAGTGGGTGCGGGAGCATGGCCCAGAGCACCCACTGCCCCGGCTCAAGTACACGCATGACCAGCTCTTCTTCATTGCCTTTGCCCAGGTGGGCCAG AACTGGTGCATCAAGCGACGGTCGCAGTCCATCTACCTGCAGGTGCTGACCGACAAGCATGCCCCTGAGCACTACAG GGTGCTGGGCAGTGTGTCCCAGTTTGAGGAGTTCGGCCGGGCTTTCCACTGTCCCAAGGACTCGCCCATGAACCCTGCCCACAAGTGCTCCGTGTGGTGA
- the ECEL1 gene encoding endothelin-converting enzyme-like 1 isoform X4, whose protein sequence is MEPPYSLTAHYDEFQEVKYVSRCGAGGARGASLPPGFPLGATRSAAGARAGLPRWNRREVCLLSGLVFAAGLCAILAAMLALKYLGPVAAGGGTCPEGCPERKAFARAARFLAANLDASIDPCQDFYSFACGGWLRRHAIPDDKLTYGTIAAIGEQNEERLRRLLARPGGGPGGAAQRKVRAFFRSCLDMREIERLGPRPMLEVIEDCGGWDLGGAAERPGVSARWDLNRLLYKAQGEYSAAALFSLTVSLDDRNSSRYVIRIDQDGLTLPERTLYLAQDEESEKILAAYRVFMERVLSLLGADAVKQKAQEILQVEQQLANITVSEYDDLRRDVSSMYNKVTLGQLQKITPYLQWKWLLDQIFQEDFSEEEEVVLLATDYMQQVSQLIRSTPHRVLHNYLVWRVVVVLSEHLSPPFREALHELAREMEGSDKPQELARVCLGQANRHFGMALGALFVHEHFSAASKAKVQQLVEDIKYILGQRLEELDWMDAETRAAARAKLQYMMVMVGYPDFLLKPDAVDKEYEFEVHEKTYFKNILNSIRSSIQLSVKKIRQEVDKSTWLLPPQALNAYYLPNKNQMVFPAGILQPTLYDPDFPQSLNYGGIGTIIGHELTHGYDDWGGQYDRSGNLLHWWTEASYSRFLRKAECIVRLYDNFTVYNQRAYQKWVREHGPEHPLPRLKYTHDQLFFIAFAQNWCIKRRSQSIYLQVLTDKHAPEHYRVLGSVSQFEEFGRAFHCPKDSPMNPAHKCSVW, encoded by the exons ATGGAGCCGCCGTATTCGCTGACGGCTCACTACGACGAGTTCCAGGAGGTCAAGTACGTGAGCCGCTGCGGCGCGGGGGGCGCTCGCGGGGCCTCCCTGCCCCCGGGCTTTCCCTTGGGCGCTACGCGGAGCGCCGCGGGGGCCCGGGCGGGGCTGCCGCGATGGAACCGGCGCGAGGTGTGCCTGCTGTCGGGGCTGGTGTTCGCCGCCGGCCTCTGCGCCATCCTGGCCGCTATGCTGGCTCTCAAGTACCTGGGCCCGGTCGCGGCGGGCGGCGGCACCTGTCCAGAAGGCTGTCCTGAGCGCAAGGCCTTCGCGCGTGCCGCTCGCTTTCTGGCCGCCAACCTGGACGCCAGCATCGACCCATGCCAGGACTTCTACTCGTTCGCCTGCGGCGGCTGGCTGCGGCGCCACGCCATCCCCGACGACAAGCTCACCTATGGCACCATCGCGGCTATCGGCGAGCAGAACGAGGAGCGCCTACGGCGCTTGCTGGCGCGGCCCGGGGGTGGACCTGGCGGCGCGGCCCAGCGCAAGGTGCGTGCTTTCTTCCGCTCGTGCCTCGACATGCGCGAGATCGAGCGACTGGGCCCGCGGCCCATGCTGGAGGTCATCGAGGACTGCGGAGGCTGGGACCTGGGCGGCGCGGCGGAGCGCCCGGGGGTCTCGGCGCGATGGGACCTCAACCGATTGCTGTACAAGGCACAGGGCGAGTACAGCGCCGCCGCGCTCTTCTCGCTCACAGTCAGCCTGGACGACAGGAACTCCTCGCGCTACGTCATCCGC attgaccaggatgggctcacCCTGCCAGAGAGGACCCTGTACCTAGCTCAGGATGAGGAGAGTGAGAAG ATCCTTGCAGCATACAGGGTGTTCATGGAGCGAgtgctcagcctcctgggtgcagACGCTGTGAAGCAGAAGGCCCAGGAGATTCTGCAGGTGGAGCAGCAGCTGGCCAAT ATCACTGTGTCAGAGTATGATGACCTACGGCGAGATGTCAGCTCCATGTACAACAAGGTGACGCTGGGGCAGCTGCAGAAGATCACCCCCTAT TTGCAGTGGAAGTGGCTGCTAGACCAGATCTTCCAGGAGGACTTctcagaggaagaggaggtggtgCTGCTGGCAACAGACTACATGCAGCAGGTGTCCCAGCTCATCCGCTCCACACCCCACCG GGTCCTGCACAACTACCTGGTGTGGCGCGTGGTGGTGGTTCTGAGTGAGCACCTGTCCCCGCCATTCCGTGAGGCGCTGCACGAGCTGGCACGGGAGATGGAGGGCAGCGACAAGCCACAGGAGCTGGCCCGGGTCTGCCTGGGCCAGGCCAACCGCCACTTTGGCATGGCCCTTGGTGCCCTCTTTGTACATGAACACTTCTCAGCTGCCAGCAAAGCCAAG GTGCAGCAGCTGGTGGAAGACATCAAGTACATCCTGGGCCAGCGCCTGGAGGAGCTGGACTGGATGGATGCTGAGACCAGGGCTGCCGCTCGGGCCAAG CTCCAGTACATGATGGTGATGGTCGGCTACCCAGACTTCCTGCTGAAACCCGACGCTGTGGACAAGGAGTATGAG TTTGAGGTTCACGAGAAGACCTACTTCAAGAACATCTTGAACAGCATCCGCTCCAGCATCCAGCTGTCAGTCAAGAAGATTCGGCAGGAGGTGGACAAGTCCAC CTGGCTGCTCCCCCCACAGGCGCTCAACGCCTACTATCTACCCAACAAGAACCAGATGG TGTTTCCCGCGGGCATCCTGCAGCCCACCCTGTACGACCCTGACTTCCCACA GTCTCTCAACTATGGGGGCATCGGTACCATCATTGGACACGAGCTGACCCATGGCTATGATGACTGGG GGGGCCAGTACGACCGCTCAGGGAACCTGCTGCACTGGTGGACGGAGGCCTCTTACAGCCGCTTCCTGAGAAAGGCCGAGTGCATCGTCCGTCTCTATGACAACTTCACTGTCTACAACCAGCGG GCCTATCAGAAGTGGGTGCGGGAGCATGGCCCAGAGCACCCACTGCCCCGGCTCAAGTACACGCATGACCAGCTCTTCTTCATTGCCTTTGCCCAG AACTGGTGCATCAAGCGACGGTCGCAGTCCATCTACCTGCAGGTGCTGACCGACAAGCATGCCCCTGAGCACTACAG GGTGCTGGGCAGTGTGTCCCAGTTTGAGGAGTTCGGCCGGGCTTTCCACTGTCCCAAGGACTCGCCCATGAACCCTGCCCACAAGTGCTCCGTGTGGTGA
- the ECEL1 gene encoding endothelin-converting enzyme-like 1 isoform X8, whose product MEPPYSLTAHYDEFQEVKYVSRCGAGGARGASLPPGFPLGATRSAAGARAGLPRWNRREVCLLSGLVFAAGLCAILAAMLALKYLGPVAAGGGTCPEGCPERKAFARAARFLAANLDASIDPCQDFYSFACGGWLRRHAIPDDKLTYGTIAAIGEQNEERLRRLLARPGGGPGGAAQRKVRAFFRSCLDMREIERLGPRPMLEVIEDCGGWDLGGAAERPGVSARWDLNRLLYKAQGEYSAAALFSLTVSLDDRNSSRYVIRIDQDGLTLPERTLYLAQDEESEKITVSEYDDLRRDVSSMYNKVTLGQLQKITPYLQWKWLLDQIFQEDFSEEEEVVLLATDYMQQVSQLIRSTPHRVLHNYLVWRVVVVLSEHLSPPFREALHELAREMEGSDKPQELARVCLGQANRHFGMALGALFVHEHFSAASKAKVQQLVEDIKYILGQRLEELDWMDAETRAAARAKLQYMMVMVGYPDFLLKPDAVDKEYEFEVHEKTYFKNILNSIRSSIQLSVKKIRQEVDKSTWLLPPQALNAYYLPNKNQMVFPAGILQPTLYDPDFPQSLNYGGIGTIIGHELTHGYDDWGGQYDRSGNLLHWWTEASYSRFLRKAECIVRLYDNFTVYNQRVNGKHTLGENIADMGGLKLAYHAYQKWVREHGPEHPLPRLKYTHDQLFFIAFAQNWCIKRRSQSIYLQVLTDKHAPEHYRVLGSVSQFEEFGRAFHCPKDSPMNPAHKCSVW is encoded by the exons ATGGAGCCGCCGTATTCGCTGACGGCTCACTACGACGAGTTCCAGGAGGTCAAGTACGTGAGCCGCTGCGGCGCGGGGGGCGCTCGCGGGGCCTCCCTGCCCCCGGGCTTTCCCTTGGGCGCTACGCGGAGCGCCGCGGGGGCCCGGGCGGGGCTGCCGCGATGGAACCGGCGCGAGGTGTGCCTGCTGTCGGGGCTGGTGTTCGCCGCCGGCCTCTGCGCCATCCTGGCCGCTATGCTGGCTCTCAAGTACCTGGGCCCGGTCGCGGCGGGCGGCGGCACCTGTCCAGAAGGCTGTCCTGAGCGCAAGGCCTTCGCGCGTGCCGCTCGCTTTCTGGCCGCCAACCTGGACGCCAGCATCGACCCATGCCAGGACTTCTACTCGTTCGCCTGCGGCGGCTGGCTGCGGCGCCACGCCATCCCCGACGACAAGCTCACCTATGGCACCATCGCGGCTATCGGCGAGCAGAACGAGGAGCGCCTACGGCGCTTGCTGGCGCGGCCCGGGGGTGGACCTGGCGGCGCGGCCCAGCGCAAGGTGCGTGCTTTCTTCCGCTCGTGCCTCGACATGCGCGAGATCGAGCGACTGGGCCCGCGGCCCATGCTGGAGGTCATCGAGGACTGCGGAGGCTGGGACCTGGGCGGCGCGGCGGAGCGCCCGGGGGTCTCGGCGCGATGGGACCTCAACCGATTGCTGTACAAGGCACAGGGCGAGTACAGCGCCGCCGCGCTCTTCTCGCTCACAGTCAGCCTGGACGACAGGAACTCCTCGCGCTACGTCATCCGC attgaccaggatgggctcacCCTGCCAGAGAGGACCCTGTACCTAGCTCAGGATGAGGAGAGTGAGAAG ATCACTGTGTCAGAGTATGATGACCTACGGCGAGATGTCAGCTCCATGTACAACAAGGTGACGCTGGGGCAGCTGCAGAAGATCACCCCCTAT TTGCAGTGGAAGTGGCTGCTAGACCAGATCTTCCAGGAGGACTTctcagaggaagaggaggtggtgCTGCTGGCAACAGACTACATGCAGCAGGTGTCCCAGCTCATCCGCTCCACACCCCACCG GGTCCTGCACAACTACCTGGTGTGGCGCGTGGTGGTGGTTCTGAGTGAGCACCTGTCCCCGCCATTCCGTGAGGCGCTGCACGAGCTGGCACGGGAGATGGAGGGCAGCGACAAGCCACAGGAGCTGGCCCGGGTCTGCCTGGGCCAGGCCAACCGCCACTTTGGCATGGCCCTTGGTGCCCTCTTTGTACATGAACACTTCTCAGCTGCCAGCAAAGCCAAG GTGCAGCAGCTGGTGGAAGACATCAAGTACATCCTGGGCCAGCGCCTGGAGGAGCTGGACTGGATGGATGCTGAGACCAGGGCTGCCGCTCGGGCCAAG CTCCAGTACATGATGGTGATGGTCGGCTACCCAGACTTCCTGCTGAAACCCGACGCTGTGGACAAGGAGTATGAG TTTGAGGTTCACGAGAAGACCTACTTCAAGAACATCTTGAACAGCATCCGCTCCAGCATCCAGCTGTCAGTCAAGAAGATTCGGCAGGAGGTGGACAAGTCCAC CTGGCTGCTCCCCCCACAGGCGCTCAACGCCTACTATCTACCCAACAAGAACCAGATGG TGTTTCCCGCGGGCATCCTGCAGCCCACCCTGTACGACCCTGACTTCCCACA GTCTCTCAACTATGGGGGCATCGGTACCATCATTGGACACGAGCTGACCCATGGCTATGATGACTGGG GGGGCCAGTACGACCGCTCAGGGAACCTGCTGCACTGGTGGACGGAGGCCTCTTACAGCCGCTTCCTGAGAAAGGCCGAGTGCATCGTCCGTCTCTATGACAACTTCACTGTCTACAACCAGCGG GTGAATGGGAAACACACACTTGGGGAGAACATTGCAGACATGGGCGGCCTCAAGCTGGCCTACCAC GCCTATCAGAAGTGGGTGCGGGAGCATGGCCCAGAGCACCCACTGCCCCGGCTCAAGTACACGCATGACCAGCTCTTCTTCATTGCCTTTGCCCAG AACTGGTGCATCAAGCGACGGTCGCAGTCCATCTACCTGCAGGTGCTGACCGACAAGCATGCCCCTGAGCACTACAG GGTGCTGGGCAGTGTGTCCCAGTTTGAGGAGTTCGGCCGGGCTTTCCACTGTCCCAAGGACTCGCCCATGAACCCTGCCCACAAGTGCTCCGTGTGGTGA